A window of the Gossypium arboreum isolate Shixiya-1 chromosome 2, ASM2569848v2, whole genome shotgun sequence genome harbors these coding sequences:
- the LOC108454951 gene encoding pentatricopeptide repeat-containing protein At3g26540, with protein MAVSASSILKCLLQNINNKPQKQPQGIESIIKSILNHLKAGRFQQAVSVLFASPEPLPHSLYADLFALCSDKKAIVEARKLESHLVTFCPFPPVFLLNRCIEAYGKCGCLDDARGLFDEMPQRDGGSWNSMITAYARNGFGEKALFLFSKMNKEGLVPNEISFASVLGSCGVVLELSLSRQVHAMIVKYGHYKNVILGSSLVDVYGKCGFISDARRMFDEIENPTIISWNVIVRQYIEVGDGEEAILMFFKMLRDDVRPLNFTFSNALVACSSMSALKEGLQIHGVVVKTNFEKDKVVSNSLINMYVKCGQLQIARIIFDQLGSKDLISWTAIMSGYAMSGRTREARELFNMMPERNVISWNAMLAGYTRLSQWEDALEFIFLMRRMTKDIDHVTLVLILNVCAGLSDVEMGKKVHGFIYRHGFFSNIFVSNALLDMYGKCGTLNSARVWFYQMSQGRDTVSWNALLTSYAQHQRGEQAITLFSEIQWESRPSINIFGTLLTVCGNIFALNHGKQIHGFMVRNCYELNMAVRGALVSMYSKCRCILYAFMIFKEADSRDVALWNIMTFGFCHNGRGREVLEFIGMMEEEGVKPDHVTFHGILLACICEHEAELGQLYFNSMSNDYCIIPRMEHYECMIELYSRCGCMEELEKFIKSMSFEPTVAMLTRVFAACKKHGAVRFGEWTAEQLNQLNPHTTLKI; from the coding sequence ATGGCAGTGAGTGCATCCTCAATACTGAAGTGTCTTCTTCAAAACATAAACAATAAACCCCAAAAGCAACCCCAAGGCATCGAATCCATAATAAAATCAATCCTCAACCACCTTAAGGCAGGTCGTTTTCAACAAGCCGTTTCAGTTCTCTTTGCTTCCCCGGAACCCTTACCTCACTCTCTTTACGCAGATCTTTTTGCCCTCTGTTCTGACAAAAAAGCTATCGTTGAAGCCCGGAAACTTGAATCCCACCTAGTCACGTTCTGCCCATTTCCCCCAGTGTTCCTCTTGAACCGTTGCATCGAAGCGTATGGAAAATGCGGGTGTTTGGATGACGCAAGGGGACTGTTTGATGAAATGCCTCAACGGGACGGGGGTTCATGGAATTCGATGATAACGGCCTATGCACGAAATGGGTTTGGAGAAAAGGCTTTGTTCTTGTTTTCGAAGATGAACAAGGAAGGACTTGTGCCGAATGAGATTTCGTTCGCTAGTGTTTTGGGCTCTTGTGGTGTTGTTTTAGAGCTTAGCCTTTCAAGGCAAGTTCATGCGATGATTGTGAAGTATGGTCATTATAAAAATGTGATATTGGGAAGTTCACTTGTTGATGTTTACGGAAAATGTGGGTTTATAAGTGATGCAAGGCGGATGTTTGACGAGATAGAGAATCCAACTATTATTTCCTGGAATGTGATTGTTCGGCAGTATATTGAGGTAGGGGATGGAGAGGAGGCAATATTAATGTTTTTTAAGATGCTTCGAGATGATGTTAGACCTTTGAATTTTACATTCTCTAATGCTCTTGTTGCTTGTTCAAGCATGTCAGCACTTAAGGAAGGGTTGCAAATTCATGGAGTTGTGGTTAAGACTAACTTTGAGAAGGATAAAGTGGTCTCTAATTCACTCATTAATATGTATGTAAAATGTGGGCAGCTACAGATTGCTCGTATTATATTTGATCAACTTGGTTCCAAGGACTTGATTTCATGGACTGCAATCATGTCAGGTTATGCCATGAGTGGGAGAACTAGAGAGGCAAGGGAACTCTTTAATATGATGCCAGAACGGAATGTAATCTCATGGAATGCAATGCTAGCAGGGTATACTCGTTTGTCTCAGTGGGAAGATGCCTtagaatttatttttcttatgCGGAGAATGACTAAAGATATTGACCATGTGACGCTTGTTCTAATTTTAAATGTCTGTGCTGGCCTGTCAGACGTTGAAATGGGGAAAAAGGTTCATGGATTTATCTACCGACATGGGTTCTTTTCCAATATATTTGTAAGTAATGCACTTCTTGACATGTACGGAAAATGTGGAACCTTGAACAGTGCAAGAGTTTGGTTTTACCAAATGAGTCAGGGAAGGGATACTGTTTCTTGGAATGCTTTACTGACTAGCTATGCGCAGCATCAGCGGGGTGAGCAGGCTATTACATTATTTAGTGAGATTCAATGGGAGTCCAGACCCAGCATAAATATCTTTGGAACCCTTCTTACAGTTTGTGGAAATATATTTGCACTTAATCATGGCAAACAAATCCATGGATTCATGGTTAGAAATTGTTATGAGCTGAATATGGCAGTAAGAGGAGCTTTGGTTAGCATGTATTCTAAATGTCGTTGCATTTTATATGCTTTCATGATTTTCAAAGAGGCAGATTCACGTGATGTTGCTCTTTGGAACATCATGACTTTTGGATTTTGTCACAACGGAAGGGGTAGAGAAGTACTTGAATTTATTGGCATGATGGAGGAGGAAGGAGTCAAACCAGACCACGTTACCTTTCATGGTATATTGCTTGCATGCATATGTGAGCATGAAGCAGAGTTGGGTCAGCTgtattttaattcaatgagcaaTGACTATTGCATTATACCCCGGATGGAACACTATGAGTGTATGATTGAACTTTATAGCAGGTGTGGGTGCATGGAGGAGCTCGAGAAATTTATTAAGAGTATGTCATTTGAGCCAACTGTTGCCATGCTGACTAGAGTCTTTGCTGCATGCAAAAAGCATGGTGCTGTGAGGTTTGGGGAATGGACTGCTGAACAACTTAACCAATTGAATCCTCATACTACActtaagatatga